Proteins encoded in a region of the Panicum hallii strain FIL2 chromosome 3, PHallii_v3.1, whole genome shotgun sequence genome:
- the LOC112887436 gene encoding androgen receptor-like, which yields MQLQVLRLLAARRAVSTTITAPASSEAPDSDAEPEPEEDEGPFFDLDFSGSSVRASSSSAGSASSGSESDDAFTELDFIISLHRSRSASPSYDALFFGAGLAPPPPPPPLPQLKFCASEPSAKATTDPQGRYGSKLGGGLRTLSFGARKAAFYGGRPSFARSSSSARSLRLFIESPADDDEEEATEEPEPRRAPSRDVIRRYLTKISRRLRSVRPRSAGGEARGLRRLRKSRSASAAVTLAAPAPSRRDDSLAEKQDGIASAIAHCKESLHRASLSECDSPLLRSRSDPGKCN from the exons ATGCAGCTGCAGGTCCTCCGCCTcctggcggcgcggcgcgccgtGTCGACGACCATCACGGCGCCGGCGTCCTCCGAGGCCCCGGACAGCGAcgcggagccggagccggaggaggACGAGGGCCCCTTCTTCGACCTCGACTTCTCCGGCTCCTCCGTCCGGGCCTCCTCCAGCTCCGCCGGCAGCGCCTCCTCGGGCTCCGAGTCCGACGACGCCTTCACCGAGCTCGACTTCATCATCTCCCTGCACCGGAGCCGCTCCGCCTCCCCGTCCTACGACGCCCTCTTCTTCGGCGCCGGgctcgcgcccccgccgccgcccccgccgctgccgcagctCAAGTTCTGCGCGTCCGAGCCCAGCGCCAAGGCCACCACCGACCCGCAGGGGCGGTACGGCAGCAAACTCGGCGGCGGCCTGCGGACGCTCAGTTTCGGGGCCAGGAAAGCCGCGTTCTACGGCGGCCGACCCAGCTTCGCGCGGAGCTCCAGCAGCGCGCGCTCGCTGCGGCTGTTCATTGAGTCACCGGCGGACGATGACGAGGAGGAGGCCACCGAGGAGCCGGAGCCGAGGCGAGCGCCGTCCAGGGACGTCATCAGGAGGTACCTGACCAAGATATCGCGGCGGCTGCGGAGCGTGCGGCCCCGCTCCGCCGGCGGCGAAGCGAGGGGGCTCCGTCGCCTGCGCAAGAGCCGGTCGGCGTCCGCGGCCGTGACGCTCGCGGCGCCCGCGCCGTCCCGCCGCGACGACTCGCTCGCCGAGAAGCAGGACGGCATCGCCAGCGCCATCGCGCACTGCAAGGAGTCGCTCCACCGAG CGTCCCTGTCAGAGTGCGACTCGCCGCTGCTGCGTTCGCGGAGTGATCCTGGGAAATGCAACTGA
- the LOC112886797 gene encoding uncharacterized protein LOC112886797 produces MADAKPSKPKASTPSAFADAAKAKAKPKAVDASAGKAENGGLGAAPPGRCRWLRWACCGLAVLGALAAVVMLALSLTVLKVRDPTLSMESVAVRWFSVRFDARAARPLRINVTLAGSIAIRNPNYESMRFGASDTEIFVDGVAGPVGVGRAPPGEVPARGASRVTADLDVFVDRVGSAVVGEVLFGGGEVRLASRTAVDGRVSVLGGLYGRRTVRVAMRCRVALRVSAAVVVAGSPACVADFGR; encoded by the coding sequence ATGGCCGACGCCAAGCCGAGCAAACCCAAAGCCTCCACACCCTCCGCCTTCGCTGACGCCGCCAAGGCCAAGGCCAAACCGAAAGCCGTCGACGCCAGCGCCGGCAAGGCCGAGAACGGCGGCCTTGGCGCGGCGCCGCCGGGCCGATGCCGCTGGCTGCGGTGGGCGTGCTGCGGCCTGGCCGTCCTCGGCGCGCTGGCCGCGGTGGTGATGCTGGCCCTGTCGCTGACCGTGCTCAAGGTGCGGGACCCGACGCTGTCCATGGAGTCCGTGGCGGTGCGGTGGTTCAGCGTGCGCTTCGACGCGAGGGCGGCGCGCCCGCTGCGGATCAACGTCACGCTGGCGGGGAGCATCGCGATCCGGAACCCCAACTACGAGTCCATGCGGTTCGGGGCCAGCGACACGGAGATCTTCGTGGACGGCGTGGCCGGGCCCGTCGGCgtcggccgcgcgccgcccgggGAGGTCCCCGCGCGCGGCGCCAGCCGGGTGACCGCGGACCTGGACGTGTTCGTCGACCGGGTGGGCTCGGCCGTGGTGGGCGAGGTGCTgttcggcggcggcgaggtgcggcTCGCCAGCCGCACGGCCGTGGACGGCCGGGTCAGCGTGCTCGGGGGCCTGTACGGGCGCCGCACGGTGCGCGTGGCCATGCGGTGCCGCGTCGCGCTGCGCGTGTCGGcggccgtcgtcgtcgccgggAGCCCCGCCTGCGTCGCGGATTTCGGCCGCTGA